DNA sequence from the Nicotiana tomentosiformis chromosome 3, ASM39032v3, whole genome shotgun sequence genome:
GGATGATCTTTGTAAATAGCTTGCTTCATCGATTTTATGTAATGGCATTGTAAATGATAATTTATGCAGAGCTTATAGAAAGACATGCACTATTTTCATGGCCCTCAAACAATCATATGCTTGGACAAGTTATCAATATAATGGGACTGATCAAACTTCCACAAAAAAGCTGAAGAATGAAAGATGTATTGATACTGGTTCATTTCCAAGTTCAAATAACTTCTTTATGGTCGACTATGATATACccaaaaaaatcataaattttaaaaaaacaacCAAGAATTGCAATTATACAAGTGTGATACACATCTTAAACCTCCCAGGTTAAGAGTGAGTAACTTATGTTGAAACTATCTAGAAATTCTAATCATTCTATTTGATTCCAGCTGTTCCTTTCCACGTACATCATTTCATACAGCTCAAACTGCTTTCTCAGAAACTAAAATGTTGCTAAATAAACAAAACTAACACAAACTTCCTCCTTGGGAGAACAAATAAAAGGCATATTCAATCCCCCATGATGCAAGGCTTCACCACCCAAGTATAACAACCAGATGAAGCACTCGCACCTCATTCCAAGAGTGCCATTCTCATCCAAGACAGATCAAAACCATAGTTGCACCCTGCAGAAGATAAGAAATACTTATTTTGGATGGAAAAAGGGTCAAGAAACTCTGGAAAATATTTAAACATGGAGGACAAAAAGAGTATGTAAATAATGATATTCAATTGTTAGGTCTGATGCACAATGCTTCTTTTTATTTGACAAGGCATTGTTTTTCCCCCCTGATGCACAATGCTTCTTTAAAACATCCAGCAGGAAAATGACTTTGGAATAGGAAGTCTACTCACAGATTTCAGGTTAGCTTCAACAGTTGGTGCAACTTGCAGTATATTCAGTCTCTTTTTGCATGACAGTGAATAACAAATTTGCAGTCTCTAAAAACCAACATCATCCCAACCAAATCTGTGGTTTTACATTTACTAGAAATTCCCCACATATATTATTTGGACAGTAAATAGAGGAAATCAACTATGTCACAGCCCATAACATGTAAACCCTATTTATTTAATAGGTGACCGTGAGAACATCATTGCATAGATTTTCACGCATGATTAGACCATTCTGCTAGATGAACATTGATTTCTAAGAGACATACGCCGCCTCTCTATTTGTATATCAAAGGAAATACTTTAATCAGCACGATGTTATGGTGACTACTACAAGGTGAGTTGAACTAGAAAGCTAAACACCAAGACTTTCTGGTGGAtgtcttgatgtactttattgtAAAACAAACAACAATTGCGCCTCAATTCCAATCTAGTTGGATCGGTTATTGAATTCTTACTAATACATGTAATGCATTGTGAGAGCTCATCATTAATTGACCATTTTCTGCATTAAACTCAATCTACAACAACCCTCCTCTCTTATAAGAAAAAAAGATAATCAAAATAGACCACAGATGATATAGAACATTTTAAGTCGAAGGAAACATGTTAATCCAAGCTCTGTGATTAAGACGAATGTAGCAGTCCTCCATGATCCAGTCCCTCTCACATGCCCCACAGCCCTAGCCTAAGGTAAATCATGCTTCTAATTAGAAAGATTAAGACTTCTTAAAAAAAAAGTTAGAAAGATCAGGGCAAGCCATCAATGCTACCAACTAGAAGATGGGGGCATCAGAGTTAGGAAGAGAAGGAAGAAGTGCCAAGATTTTCAATCTCCCAACTCTCAAACATGGCAGATTTTGGAAAGAAGAAAAAACCAACAAGTATATGTCCGACATCAAACGACAAGCATATTCTACAGGAATTATGTTTCTACACattttcctctttttcttttatgGCCTAAAGATGGAGGCTAAGCTAAAAGGTCTAGCCTTTGCAAAGACTCCCTGCTAGAATGTAGACCTAGAGTTATGCCAATTAACACACTTTTAACTAGATGGTAAAGCCCTACCGGAAAACAGTAAACACAGCATAAAAGCTAGTGTCGGACATTCAACTAACAAGCCAAATAAGAGTTTTCATGTATTAAGCTCGGCAATCTAATGCAGATAGGGACTCACTTACAAAACAGTCtttgaaagaaaagaaatgaaccATAGCAATGCAGTATTAACAATTCAATGGTGATGGTAAACAATAAACTAATGAGAAAACTAAAAGTTATGACGTGTTTACACTTGAGAGTCCATTACAGATCTAACCAACAAATTCAAGAAACCATAATGATGTCTCTTATACCTGCAGATTCTTCTGTGCAGACAGCTGGTGAAGTCACTAGCTCTGAGGTCCTGTGCTCTCATGCTTTGCATGTCGAACATCTAACTGATCTACATACTGCAGCGGATTATCAGTTTCATTCCTAATCCTTTTGATGTTAGGGCTCAACAAGCCCTTATGTCTAAACCCATACAACTTAAGCACCTGATTATCTGCAAAATTGAAAGCCCTCTCAATACTTTTCATGCACCTCTCAACAGGGTAATCTCCATAAATCCCACATGGCTTGCATCCCACAAAATGTGTCACAAACGGCCATCTCTCATCCCCCAAACCTGGATGGTATTTCTCAATCATCTCCTCATACCTATCAACTAACCCAGCCCAATATCCGTGTAGATAGTAGGAATTCTCAATGAACACCTGGTCCATCCACTGATCCTTCTGTGACATCAACAAGTATATTAATGCAGACTGATCATCCGCTTCAAATGCTGGTCTACCCTTTAAATTAGCCGTCAAAACCTTCCCAGCTTCTTCACGAACAGGACCTTTAGGCCCCATTGGCGCCCACGCATCCAACAAATCAAGAGACCACTGGCAATTCCTAATTAGAAAACTACCAGTGTTCAATGCAATCCATGATTTCTGATCAAACAATAGATCAGGGTAGCCATGAATAACAAGATTGTGATCATTGTACTTGGAAAAAGGGATCTCAAAGACCATATCAGTGAATAAGGCATCACTGTCCATCCACCAAATCCATTCTACTTCAGGGTGAGACAACATTAGCTTGCGAATCAAGGGCAATTTAGCCCAGTACCCAGCCATTTCCTTTTCCAAATGAGCTAAATTATAAACGATTTCAATCCCATGGATCCTACAATAATCAATTTTGTTCTTTATAACCTTCAACAAGTAATGATCCCCAATTGGATTATCACAAGGGTTTGGGGGAGAGCCAGTTACCAGCAAAACTCGAGGCTTACCATGAATAAAATTAGGGAAATCAGGGTTTTTCTGAAGCCAGAATTTGCGGTCGGCATCCCAAGTAGTAATCTTCGGGCCTAAACTGTAAGTTGAATTAAGTCGGAAAAAACTATCGGACTGGTCAACCGGGTCATCCGGGTCCTTGTCGGATCGGATCTCGTCGAGGATCCGGTTAGTCTCTTCGATAAGATTCGCATTCTCAGCATCACTTCCGGAGGATGCGAGGTTGCCGAAACCAATGGTGCCACGTAGGACAAGGATAGTGACGAAGCCGCAAAGAATAGTGATCTTAATGTTGTTGAAAGTACGTTGGATCTGTCGGCCGCGAGGTAAGACGGAACTGGCACGGCCGCCGTTGGGAGTGGCGGTGGTAGGTAGTGCTCCACCACCTCTTTTCTGAGCTGCGAAACTGCTGTCTGGACCCATATTTGGCTAATGGAGCACCCAATTCAGCTCCTCTTTCTAcagagagaaattggggggttttagAGGAGGAGAAAAGCTAGTGTCATGGGAGTCAAATGCGTGTAATTACgtgagaaagagagaaaaagaatagAATAGACGACAGAtgggaagaagaaaggaagagacAAGCACCGACGATGGACTGTAGTTTTCTGGTGAAGGAAAGTACAGTAAATTTTTGAGTATAATTAGTACTATAATATAGTACTGTTACTGTAATGATTTGTTTCCTTAATTTAGCTTTGTCTGCTATGAGTTTTTTGTTTATAGTTTGATGAAGTAAGGCGAATATTGAAAAATCCCGCTGTTTGCGAGCTGGATTTAACGCGTTATTATGAAGCCCATGTTCTTCTTCCTCCAATTTGTTCAACTAACATTTAAAAATAGTCATACCAGTCTCCTCTCAAGTTTCCTCAAATACCGATTTCACCCCTGCATGCTTTTCAAATGACAAAAGAAGTCCTGCCTTTTTTCTACTTCTCTCTCTTTTGAATTTTGTGCATTGTACATATTGCCATTTTGAGAATAGAAGCCTTTTGACCTATTCTGATGAAACTAAGAATCAGACAAACATAGAATTTCAAATGTTAGTGGTTCACAGTCACAATTATCAAGAGGAGCTCTACTAGTAGAGGAAAAACTAAAAAGCTCTCAATCTAACAGTCATATAATACTCCTAAGGCTCATTAATAATGTGATTCAATCAAAAATAGTGATTCGTTATCATTGTTATGTTATTACGTCTGATTTTTAATACCTAGTAATGAAAGATCTCAGCTTTCGGCAATTAAATCATCAACAAAGACAGAAGTTGATCCATAATTTAAGTTTTATAAGTTCAACATTTATGATTTCATATTTATTTGttgtaattttaataattttttacgaATAAATTAATGCTTTGAGGCTTAGAGCTATTAACTTTAGAATTTGATGGACACACATATTCATTTAGATCTTGCCGGCGGCCTGTCTCATTTACCATGTGTGATGTGCCCAAACTATCATTTAGATCCCATCTAAGTGcaagaaaaataatattatttttatgcaCGTTAACTATCGAGATtcttaaaattttctttttgaCAATAAATGGCCTGATATCACATCACACTAATATATTGGAGAAAGCATAAGCCAAAAGAAGTCAATCACTGTTATAGCTAATGGGAGAAGGAAACAAGTTCTCGCAGCAAGATTGGCCTCATATTATACAGTAAAATTGGTGCCAAAAGACAATTAAGACCGGTAATAGAAATAAACCATTTCGAAAGTAAATAAAAACAATGTTGGAAAAGCATAGTGCAGTTAAGGCCTAAGAGGTAAGATAAGATGGAATTATTAACTCTCGTTACAGTGATCCTAGAAGTACTTAGATTGATGATAATAGTAGTGATAATATAATTCATTGATTAGGGTACTTAATTTTAGTTAGtactatgatttttttttttttttttgttggtgcTTTAAGCGATGAATTCAGTGGAGGAGCCACCGTTTTTCAATGGGTTTCAATTGACACTCTTTTCATTAAAATATTATTCCGTACAAATAAAGtaagaaaataatagtatatataCTGCAATGAATTCCTTGAACTTGTTTATgtattaaattttttatattttaactttccttgataaaatatttttgttCCGCCACTGAATATATTGCAGTCATGTTGACCACTCTCTAGACAAAAGGAAATAATCATTAAACTCTTACAAAAATAAAGGTGAAGGTAGGTTTGAAAAATATGCGTGTACTTGTATGTCCATACTTCACACCATTTTATACAAAAATTTATAGGACAGCAAGGACCACCTGGAACGCAGTAATTTTAGAAAACACTGTTCTCGTATTATACTACTTAAAGAAAACATTTAAAACATGTGAATGCGCAATTGATAACAGTCTTCTACAACCATTTTTACAAAGTTCTTATATTTTCTACTTTACAGGGATAATTATCTCAAAACCACAATTTGTTTCTAATTTGCAGAATTATCTTAAACCAAATTTTTTAtgtgttaatttttttttctttcccatGTCTTAAGTCGATAGCGACCTAGCCGGTAGATAACCCTTTTCAAAATGGCACCTGAATAGTTGTAGGTTTAAAAGTTGTTACATTAGTGATAGTAGATGGGTCAAACCAGTGGCGCCGAAGTTAGTAATTTCTCAAAGggtattcaaatttaaaagaagtgaaaaaaattcccgacaaataatatttaatatgtgttatatacctctaaaacatAATATTTTACGTATGTATACAATGTAATTTTTCGATGGTGGTCAATTGATCATCTAACACCCGTAGCATAAATGTATGATACTTGGGGCTGATTTGGGTCCACAAGACAGCTTAGCTAGGGTCTAAAGTTGGACCTGGAGACCTTGACCTATGCTGAACTTTGGCCCATTAGGTCCTGCTTGACCAAAATCATCCTTATTGTTTTATCTCAACTTTCAACACATCCTTATAATACTCCACTTAACTAAGAACATCCCTTTAAGTTTCTAAAAGATGACCAAAAACATCCTTCCATCAAGTTTTTCATCCTTCTCTAACGGAATCTTTTTTCTCAGGTTCATGTATCTCTCTGTTTTTTCAAAAAGTTCCACAAGCTCTTCAAAGAACAGAAAAAGCTTTACTTGGCCAGACAACATTTAAACAAGGTAAGGCTGAAACCTTAATTTCTCCAAAAACATCTCCAGCTCTGTTGCTCATAGCTCGTTGGTCATCGAGCTTTTGGGTAGTCTCCCTTAGTTCTTTAGTGACTAAAAACCTAGCATAAAGACTCAACAGAGCCAAGCCGATACTGTTTCACATATATATGCGTCTATGCATAGTTTTAGCTAATTGATGAATATATACTAAAAGAACAGAATGATATTAAAAAACTCATGTTATACATGAACTAGAAAGAATCCATAAaatgtaattatggccaatattttggctaatggagtctatctcacataagcataaatatCTTTACTGACAAAAATATTGCAAAGGAAagaccattagttcattttagacacaccaacaagagttgagtcttcatttctttttttttctttcctcctttattaagagtgttttgtatgagagtttaGTGCTGGGaatgtgaaccctttctttggagtgatcttgtgaggttatttttttaaggtatttgggattaattagagtatttactctaattttgtactctcttttgtactcttattggtatagtaaaattgctcatctccgcttgtggacgtggTCACACTaatcgaaccacgttaaattgatgtcttctttatatgctttaattgttatTGTTATCAACTTACATtatctttgttattatcattataccgCTGTTTGGCTAAATTACGCACTACCAGGTTCTGATCCTAACATAAAATTTAAAGTGAAGGGGACAACCCCACCAAACAACACAGGAAAATGACCAATATATATAATATTGTGGTTTTTGGTCATACAGAAGTACTTTCTAACATATATATGGAGAGTAAGATCGATGTCGTGGTCCACAGATAAGCTGGGCTCGTTGATTTAATAATGATGAATACTTTTTCGCATGAATATGTCCAAGCGAAGAAAGTCTTTGTCAACCTGCAGTTGATGGGTGGCATGTGAAGGGTGTGGGAATAAGCGAGTACGTATGACACTGTTAGAGAGAAAAATTGAGTCGTGGGAATATGATTATGTGCTAGAGCCATTGTGTTTAATCCTGAAAAACAAATGGAGACTCATTAAAGCTTGAGGGAAAAAGATGAACTGGAAAAAAACTTAGATCGCAAAGAAAGCAAGAGTGCTGCAAAGTTTTTTGAAGAAGAGGGTATTCCCGTTCGTTAGGTCAAGTCCTTTTTTACGTGagattcttaaattttatttctttttaaatGAGGTGAACATAGGATAAAATATCAGCCCTTAGAGAAGATGAAAAACTTAACGGAAGGATGTTTTGGGTCATCTTTTAGAAACTTAAAGGATGTTCCTAGTTAAGTAGAGCATTATAAGGACCCTGTTGAAAGTTGAGATAAAACAATAAGGATAATCCAATGAATGAAACCAAGGAAAAAGTTAAACAGTTCATTTTATAGGATATGAAAGTAATAAGTACTGTATTATGAAAACAGACTagtgcaataatagtaataaaagaCCACGAAATATACCATTGTTTTTGTAGTTTCTTATCCGATATTTGATATTTGATACCTACGTTAGGATTGACTGTTTTGAAGTCGCACCACATAAGGCACATTATTGGGGAAGCGCTCCCTACAAAACTTTTTTCATTTCTAAAGCTAGAGAAATTTTCATCTTATCACAACCTTGATATTTATATGCTCCCCACAATGCTTTGGGTCTTTTGATTATTTATGTATCCTtatagaaagaaaaagaaacagcaaTGTTCTACTGTACGTCATTATTCAGAAATAAGAATTTTAGTGTCTGCCTAGTTCATTTGATTGACCTATAAAACTTGTGAGTTCTTTCGTCGTCCATAATGGTATTTCCGCAATAAACTGAAAATAAGGGTAAACAATGATTAATTCTTTGACATTTTTGTCATATTTTCACTTTTTACTCTCTCTCCTTCTTCACATTCTTTCTACGATGGCGAGGGCCTTTTCTTCTGCATATGTCCTTTTGTTCAGTGTTTTCTTTTGgtttgtttttgggtgttatcaGTGGCTTTTTTGTTTCTTGCTGCAGAGAAACAGGGAAATGGATAGTTTTTTTGTAAGCACCTTGCTATATTTGCAGATTCAGCTATTTGGGCAGAGGGACAATTAGACACGTATCTTGGCTTGGAAAACCTTGGATGCTATGTGAGTTGAGACTTCTTTATCACATGCAACTGTTCTTTTGCAGTCATGGCTTGGTATCCTTCTCTTTGCCATCTAGACTAAGCCTTAATATTGCAATTGGTCCTATAGAAATTGTTTGGCCGAATCTCATTTCCATTTCTTTTGAATTCAGCTCATAGAAGTGTCAATAGAAAATAAGAATTACTTATTTATTCAGTTTTGTTGGTAAACCCATGATTCTTGCTAGAATAAATTAACAGTGCTTGGTTCTTTCTATTTCTTTGGCTTCGATACGTTATTATTTTTGATTTCTTATTACGTGATTATAATCTTTTCCTAATTTCTTAATCTTCCTCTCTATGACAGTTTTGCAACCAGATTGGTCTTTAAATTTGGTTCTGCCTTTACGCTTTTCCACTATTTTGTATCTCCATTATCGGATATTtgtgatttatttatttcaatATATTGGTCTGAATTTTTTGATAGCACAAATTTTTGGCAGGTGAAAATTGTTCTAGGTGGGGGGAAAAAGTGAGGCTGCTTCGACCGTAAAAGGTAATTTCTACACTTTTTTGCTCTGATGTTATATGTTTAGTTAAATAATGTTAAATGGTTGTATTTTATATGTCATGCATATTGTATAGATGTGTGTTCTTTAGGAATAAATTAAATGTTAAGAATACAAAACTTAGACTTTAATGTAGAAATTTTATGAAATGCTTGAAAAACTGATGCCTAACAACAAAAAGAAAGATAGACAAAGCACAAGCTGAACTGGCGTGGGAATTTCCATAATGTTGTGCCAAAAATAGtccaaaataatttatatattggaCAAGTTACTCCCATAATCACAAGCTAGAATAAAAAAGAAGCATCGCTCAATCAGAAGGGGCATATCTCCAAGAGATATTGAATCTTTTGAAGGATCCCCGACCTAAAAAATCCTGCAGCTATATCTTGGTCAGCAACAACAACATCATCATCCTGAATAGCATGTTCACTTTCATCATTGTCCAGAAAATCTCGGGCAAAAGGAAGTGTATTGGAAGGTTCTGCATTGTATTTCCAGAAACCACCATGGAGAAAAACCTTCTTCCATTACTCGACAACTTCTAAACACCAGAGCATTA
Encoded proteins:
- the LOC104109543 gene encoding probable xyloglucan 6-xylosyltransferase 5, with protein sequence MGPDSSFAAQKRGGGALPTTATPNGGRASSVLPRGRQIQRTFNNIKITILCGFVTILVLRGTIGFGNLASSGSDAENANLIEETNRILDEIRSDKDPDDPVDQSDSFFRLNSTYSLGPKITTWDADRKFWLQKNPDFPNFIHGKPRVLLVTGSPPNPCDNPIGDHYLLKVIKNKIDYCRIHGIEIVYNLAHLEKEMAGYWAKLPLIRKLMLSHPEVEWIWWMDSDALFTDMVFEIPFSKYNDHNLVIHGYPDLLFDQKSWIALNTGSFLIRNCQWSLDLLDAWAPMGPKGPVREEAGKVLTANLKGRPAFEADDQSALIYLLMSQKDQWMDQVFIENSYYLHGYWAGLVDRYEEMIEKYHPGLGDERWPFVTHFVGCKPCGIYGDYPVERCMKSIERAFNFADNQVLKLYGFRHKGLLSPNIKRIRNETDNPLQYVDQLDVRHAKHESTGPQS